In one window of Microtus pennsylvanicus isolate mMicPen1 chromosome 2, mMicPen1.hap1, whole genome shotgun sequence DNA:
- the Srms gene encoding tyrosine-protein kinase Srms encodes MRLRPQPGPLGMEPFFRKRLTFLSFFWDKIWPAGEPDEDIPRIQGLDDNPVLEQPAAVEPCSFPAPRARLFRALYDFTARCAEELSVSRGDKLFALKEEGDYIFAQRLSGPPSTGLVPVTYLAKATPETPSDQPWYFSGISRTQAQQLLLSPANAPGAFLIRPSESSIGGYSLSVRAPTKVCHYRICMAPNGSLYLQEGRLFPSLDALLDYYKTNWKLIQNPLLQPCIPQMPLAQDEWERPRSEFVLRRKLGEGFFGEVWEGLWLGSMPVAVKVIKSADMKLADLTKEIEALKSLRHERLIRLHAICSLGEPVYIVTELMGKGNLQVYLGSPEGKALNLPHLLGFACQVAEGMSYLEERRVVHRDLAARNVLVGDDLTCKVADFGLARLLKDDVYSPSSGSKIPVKWTAPEAANYRVFSQKSDVWSFGILLYEVFTYGQCPYEGMTNHETLQQISRGYRLPRPAACPAEVYVLMVECWKGSPEERPTFATLREKLNAIHRRLHLSLT; translated from the exons ATGCGCCTCCGTCCACAACCGGGCCCCCTCGGCATGGAGCCTTTCTTCCGGAAGCGGCTCACTTTCTTGTCCTTTTTCTGGGATAAGATCTGGCCAGCCGGTGAGCCGGACGAAGACATCCCCCGGATCCAGGGACTCGACGACAATCCCGTCCTAGAGCAGCCCGCTGCCGTTGAGCCTTGCAGCTTTCCCGCCCCACGTGCCCGACTCTTCCGCGCGCTCTACGACTTCACTGCTCGGTGTGCAGAGGAACTGAGCGTCAGCCGCGGGGACAAACTCTTCGCCCTCAAGGAGGAGGGTGACTACATCTTTGCCCAAAGGCTCTCTGGGCCGCCCAGTACCGGTCTGGTTCCAGTCACCTACCTTGCCAAGGCCACCCCTGAGACACCCTCGGACCAACC CTGGTACTTCAGTGGGATCAGCAGAACTCAGGCCCAGCAGCTGCTCTTGTCTCCTGCCAATGCACCAGGGGCCTTTCTCATCCGGCCCAGCGAAAGCAGCATTGGGGGATATTCCCTATCAG TCCGGGCCCCAACCAAAGTCTGCCACTACCGCATCTGCATGGCACCCAATGGCAGCCTCTACCTGCAGGAGGGCCGGCTCTTCCCCAGCCTGGACGCATTGCTTGATTACTACAAGACCAACTGGAAGCTGATTCAGAACCCTCTGTTGCAGCCCTGCATACCCCAG ATGCCCCTGGCTCAGGACGAGTGGGAGCGACCACGATCAGAATTTGTCCTTCGGAGAAAGCTGGGTGAAGGCTTCTTCGGGGAGGTGTGGGAAGGCCTGTGGCTGGGCTCTATGCCTGTGGCGGTGAAGGTTATCAAATCAG CTGACATGAAGCTGGCAGACCTCACCAAGGAGATTGAGGCGCTGAAGAGCTTGAGGCATGAGCGACTGATCCGGCTGCACGCCATATGCTCCCTGGGTGAACCCGTGTACATCGTTACTGAACTCATGGGCAAGGGCAACCTGCAGGTCTACCTGGGCA GCCCTGAGGGAAAGGCCCTGAACCTGCCTCACCTACTGGGGTTTGCCTGCCAGGTAGCTGAGGGCATGAGCTACCTGGAGGAACGACGTGTTGTTCACCGGGACTTGGCCGCCAGGAACGTGCTCGTGGGTGATGATCTCACCTGCAAGGTAGCTGATTTTGGCCTGGCCAGGCTGCTCAAG GATGATGTCTACTCCCCAAGCAGTGGCTCCAAGATCCCTGTCAAGTGGACAGCACCGGAGGCAGCTAACTACCGTGTCTTCTCCCAGAAGTCAGATGTCTGGTCCTTTGGCATCTTGCTGTATGAGGTCTTCACTTATGGCCAGTGTCCCTATGAAG GAATGACCAACCATGAGACACTACAGCAGATCAGCCGTGGATACCGCCTGCCACGCCCAGCTGCCTGCCCAGCAGAGGTCTATGTGCTTATGGTGGAGTGCTGGAAGGGCAGCCCCGAGGAGCGTCCCACCTTCGCCACGCTGAGGGAGAAGCTGAATGCGATACACCGGCGGCTCCATCTGAGCCTCACGtga